One window of the Syngnathoides biaculeatus isolate LvHL_M chromosome 11, ASM1980259v1, whole genome shotgun sequence genome contains the following:
- the LOC133509124 gene encoding cell adhesion molecule DSCAM-like isoform X1, translating into MKPTAGLVLLLFTVSQGVRGPCDARREGALCYGQLGQEIILRLMDKTPARFILQKKTHHVFKWLGDPSTIPKRFSFISKDATLKITNLAKNDSGHYTLLIYNKAGFELENRKLQLFVEAPVSSIHVVLRCQPQGQQLVTCSSTGGDNLQYSWWLNKNPLQQNDIFSGHVEKYNISLKQDISGRLRCSIRNNVSEMSEEVCLPCVFINCTSNGTVISQWLPEINQTLCDNPILREKSHQSKNYLLAMAGVLSGMVILLITGLAVFFMQKKKKRDTKDEEELVYADVKIVTQQRRSIKAREEMEVEYDQVKFSERARPPVVMNYDASFYAQVRRDR; encoded by the exons gTGTGCGAGGTCCCTGTGATGCCAGAAGAGAAGGAGCTCTTTGTTATGGACAGCTGGGACAAGAAATAATCCTCCGTTTGATGGATAAAACCCCAGCACGTTTTATcttgcagaaaaaaacacatcatgTATTTAAATGGTTAGGGGATCCGTCCACAATACCTAAAAGATTTAGCTTCATCTCAAAAGATGCAACGCTGAAGATCACAAACCTGGCCAAGAATGATAGTGGCCACTATACTCTTCTAATCTATAATAAAGCAGGATTTGAACTTGAGAATCGGAAACTGCAGTTGTTTGTTGAAG CTCCTGTCTCCTCCATCCATGTGGTCTTGAGGTGTCAGCCCCAAGGACAGCAGCTGGTGACTTGTTCCTCCACGGGAGGGGACAATCTTCAGTACAGTTGGTGGCTAAACAAAAACCCACTGCAGCAGAATGACATCTTCTCTGGACATGTAGAGAAATACAACATCAGCCTGAAACAAGACATCTCAGGACGGCTACGCTGCTCTATTAGAAATAATGTCAGTGAAATGAGTGAAGAGGTTTGTCTACCATGTG TGTTCATTAACTGCACCTCGAATGGGACTGTCATAAGTCAGTGGTTGCCTGAAATCAATCAAACCTTGTGTGACAATCCCATCTTGAGAGAGAAGAGCCATCAAAGTAAGAATTATTTGCTTGCAATGGCTGGCGTTCTCTCAGGAATGGTCATCCTCTTAATCACTGGATTAGCAGTTTTCTtcatgcaaaagaaaaagaaaagggatACAAAAG ATGAGGAGGAATTGGTGTACGCTGACGTCAAGATCGTTACCCAGCAGAGGAGGTCAATAAAAGCGAGAGAAGAAATGGAGGTGGAGTACGACCAAGTGAAGTTTTCTGAGCGAGCTCGTCCACCTGTCGTGATGAACTATGATGCAAGTTTTTATGCCCAAGTCCGCAGAGACAGGtga
- the LOC133509124 gene encoding uncharacterized protein LOC133509124 isoform X2: MDAPVSSIHVVLRCQPQGQQLVTCSSTGGDNLQYSWWLNKNPLQQNDIFSGHVEKYNISLKQDISGRLRCSIRNNVSEMSEEVCLPCVFINCTSNGTVISQWLPEINQTLCDNPILREKSHQSKNYLLAMAGVLSGMVILLITGLAVFFMQKKKKRDTKDEEELVYADVKIVTQQRRSIKAREEMEVEYDQVKFSERARPPVVMNYDASFYAQVRRDR, translated from the exons atggatg CTCCTGTCTCCTCCATCCATGTGGTCTTGAGGTGTCAGCCCCAAGGACAGCAGCTGGTGACTTGTTCCTCCACGGGAGGGGACAATCTTCAGTACAGTTGGTGGCTAAACAAAAACCCACTGCAGCAGAATGACATCTTCTCTGGACATGTAGAGAAATACAACATCAGCCTGAAACAAGACATCTCAGGACGGCTACGCTGCTCTATTAGAAATAATGTCAGTGAAATGAGTGAAGAGGTTTGTCTACCATGTG TGTTCATTAACTGCACCTCGAATGGGACTGTCATAAGTCAGTGGTTGCCTGAAATCAATCAAACCTTGTGTGACAATCCCATCTTGAGAGAGAAGAGCCATCAAAGTAAGAATTATTTGCTTGCAATGGCTGGCGTTCTCTCAGGAATGGTCATCCTCTTAATCACTGGATTAGCAGTTTTCTtcatgcaaaagaaaaagaaaagggatACAAAAG ATGAGGAGGAATTGGTGTACGCTGACGTCAAGATCGTTACCCAGCAGAGGAGGTCAATAAAAGCGAGAGAAGAAATGGAGGTGGAGTACGACCAAGTGAAGTTTTCTGAGCGAGCTCGTCCACCTGTCGTGATGAACTATGATGCAAGTTTTTATGCCCAAGTCCGCAGAGACAGGtga